The following are encoded together in the Nitrospira sp. genome:
- a CDS encoding F0F1 ATP synthase subunit alpha — translation MQIRAEEISGIIKEKIKGFDKQVDVKETGSVIQVGDGIAKVYGLDGAMAGEMLEFPGGLYGIALNLEEDNVGAVLMGDSAGVKEGDPVKRTGRIAEIPVGEALVGRVVNAIGQPIDGKGAIKSSLSSRIEMVAPGVNTRQSVREPLQTGIKAIDAMIPIGRGQRELIIGDRQTGKTAIAVDTIINQKGLGVFCIYVAIGQKRSTVARVVKTLEESHAMEYSVVVSASASDPAPMQFLAPFAGAAIGEYFRDNGKHALIVYDDLSKHAVAYRELSLLLRRPPGREAYPGDVFYLHSRLLERAAKLSDKLGGGSLTALPIIETQAGDVSAYIPTNVISITDGQIYLGSDLFYSGIRPAINVGLSVSRVGGSAQIKTMKQVAGTLRLDLAQYREMAAFSQFGSELDKATQMQLARGVRMVELLKQGQYKPMPVADQVLSIYAGVNGFLDDVPVDKVLQFEADFLHYVQQNHPDLKKEVASIGKIDDKVGGRLKEILSTFKQKMGYGGKA, via the coding sequence ATGCAGATTAGGGCAGAAGAAATCAGTGGGATTATCAAAGAAAAGATTAAAGGCTTCGACAAGCAGGTCGATGTTAAAGAAACGGGTTCCGTTATCCAGGTCGGAGACGGGATTGCCAAGGTGTACGGCCTGGATGGCGCCATGGCCGGTGAAATGCTCGAATTTCCCGGAGGCCTCTACGGCATCGCGCTGAACCTTGAAGAAGACAACGTCGGCGCTGTGTTGATGGGCGACTCTGCCGGGGTTAAGGAAGGCGATCCCGTCAAGCGGACCGGCCGTATTGCGGAAATTCCCGTCGGGGAAGCCTTGGTCGGTCGTGTGGTGAATGCGATCGGTCAGCCGATCGACGGGAAGGGAGCCATCAAGTCTTCGCTTTCTTCGCGCATCGAAATGGTCGCCCCTGGGGTCAATACCCGCCAATCGGTTCGGGAACCGTTGCAAACCGGCATCAAGGCCATCGATGCCATGATCCCCATCGGTCGTGGACAGCGGGAACTGATCATCGGCGATCGTCAGACAGGCAAAACCGCAATCGCCGTCGATACGATTATCAATCAAAAAGGACTCGGCGTATTTTGTATCTATGTCGCCATCGGACAAAAGCGTTCGACCGTTGCGCGCGTCGTAAAGACCCTGGAAGAGAGTCATGCGATGGAATACAGCGTGGTCGTATCGGCGAGTGCCAGCGACCCGGCGCCTATGCAGTTCCTGGCCCCCTTCGCCGGAGCCGCCATCGGTGAGTATTTCCGCGACAACGGCAAGCACGCGTTGATTGTCTATGACGATTTATCCAAGCACGCGGTTGCCTATCGTGAGTTATCTTTGTTGCTCCGCAGACCACCAGGCCGAGAAGCCTACCCAGGCGATGTCTTCTATTTGCACTCTCGACTGCTTGAACGCGCTGCCAAACTGAGCGACAAGCTGGGTGGAGGCAGCCTCACCGCGCTTCCGATCATCGAAACGCAAGCCGGTGACGTGTCGGCCTACATCCCGACCAACGTCATTTCGATCACCGACGGCCAAATCTATCTCGGCAGCGACCTCTTTTATTCCGGTATTCGTCCGGCGATCAACGTGGGGTTGTCGGTTTCACGAGTCGGCGGGTCGGCGCAGATTAAGACGATGAAACAGGTGGCGGGTACGCTGCGGCTCGATCTCGCTCAGTATCGCGAGATGGCGGCTTTTTCCCAGTTCGGCAGCGAATTGGACAAGGCCACCCAGATGCAGCTGGCACGCGGTGTTCGGATGGTCGAATTGCTCAAGCAGGGCCAATACAAACCGATGCCAGTGGCGGATCAAGTGCTGTCGATCTATGCCGGTGTGAATGGATTTCTGGACGACGTTCCGGTCGACAAGGTGCTTCAGTTTGAAGCGGACTTCTTGCATTATGTTCAACAAAACCATCCCGACCTCAAGAAAGAAGTGGCCAGCATCGGCAAGATCGATGATAAGGTCGGCGGCCGCTTAAAAGAGATCCTCTCGACCTTCAAGCAAAAGATGGGGTACGGGGGAAAAGCATAA
- the atpG gene encoding ATP synthase F1 subunit gamma encodes MPSLQSLRRKIAAFKNTQKITKAMKMVAAAKLKRSQDRILAARPYAHKMRGVLSNLSQRVNRSSHPLLQKREGKKVEVLVVTSDRGLCGGFNGNIVRKSSEFVRQCEANGLHVNLSLVGRKGRDYFRRRDWPIRQEWAGIFDKLSFEHALDIGADLTDNFIKGTFDELYVVYNEFKSAIQQRVIVEKLFPIDAQEEFGSAPHEGMSGGGYLYEPDEAELLSALIPKHFQVQTYRILLESAAAEHGARMAAMDGATRNAGQLIKKVTLYYNKTRQAAITKELMDIVGGAEALK; translated from the coding sequence ATGCCAAGTCTTCAATCGTTACGCCGTAAGATTGCGGCGTTCAAAAATACGCAGAAAATCACCAAGGCCATGAAGATGGTCGCCGCGGCGAAGCTGAAACGGTCTCAGGACCGCATTCTGGCTGCTCGTCCCTATGCGCATAAGATGCGCGGGGTGTTGAGCAACCTGAGTCAGCGTGTGAATCGCTCTTCTCATCCCCTGTTGCAGAAGCGCGAGGGGAAAAAAGTCGAAGTGCTCGTCGTCACAAGCGACCGAGGGTTATGCGGCGGCTTTAACGGCAACATTGTGCGCAAGAGCTCGGAGTTCGTCCGGCAATGTGAAGCGAACGGTCTCCACGTCAACTTGAGCCTGGTCGGCCGTAAGGGCCGCGACTATTTTCGCCGCCGTGATTGGCCCATTCGCCAGGAATGGGCCGGGATTTTCGATAAGCTCAGCTTCGAACATGCGCTCGATATCGGGGCGGATCTGACGGATAACTTCATCAAAGGCACGTTCGATGAATTGTATGTCGTCTACAACGAGTTCAAGTCCGCCATTCAGCAGCGGGTGATCGTTGAAAAGCTCTTTCCGATCGATGCGCAGGAAGAATTCGGTTCTGCGCCGCACGAAGGGATGAGCGGGGGCGGGTACCTCTATGAACCGGATGAAGCCGAGCTGTTGAGTGCGCTGATACCAAAACATTTCCAAGTGCAAACCTATAGAATTTTGTTGGAGTCCGCTGCCGCCGAGCACGGTGCCCGCATGGCTGCCATGGACGGAGCGACGCGCAATGCCGGACAACTCATCAAGAAAGTGACGCTGTACTACAACAAAACCAGACAAGCAGCGATTACAAAAGAACTGATGGATATCGTCGGTGGCGCTGAAGCGCTGAAATAA
- the atpD gene encoding F0F1 ATP synthase subunit beta — MATGTVIQVIGPVVDVEFPPGQLPNIYNALKVTQEENKAAGTPAIKITLEVASHQGENRVRSIAMSTTDGLTRGMDVQDTGAPISVPVGRETLGRLINVLGEPVDERGPIKAKKTYAIHRPAPKLEDQETKTEVLETGIKVVDLLEPYSKGGKVGLFGGAGVGKTVIIMELINNIALHHGGFSVFAGVGERTREGNDLWHEMQESKVIDPDDFTKSKAALVYGQMNEPPGARLRVALTGLAVAEFFRDEENQDVLLFVDNIFRFTQAGSEVSALLGRMPSAVGYQPNLSTEMGALQERITSTKRGSITSVQAIYVPADDLTDPAPATAFAHLDATTVLSRSLAELGIYPAVDPLDSTSRILDPQIIGDEHYKIARGVQSVLQRYKDLQDIIAILGMDELSEDDKMAVARARKIQRFLSQPFHVAEAFTGAPGKYVKLKDTVRSFKEILDGKYDHLPEQAFYMVGPIEEAVAKAEKMGVKV; from the coding sequence GTGGCAACAGGTACAGTCATCCAGGTCATCGGACCGGTTGTGGACGTCGAGTTCCCTCCCGGCCAACTACCGAACATCTATAACGCACTCAAAGTCACCCAGGAAGAAAATAAGGCGGCGGGTACACCTGCCATTAAGATCACTCTTGAGGTGGCCTCGCACCAGGGGGAAAACCGAGTCCGGAGTATCGCGATGTCGACGACCGATGGTCTCACGAGAGGGATGGATGTGCAGGACACCGGAGCGCCCATCTCCGTGCCAGTTGGTCGTGAAACGCTCGGTCGCCTCATCAACGTACTGGGAGAGCCGGTCGATGAACGAGGACCAATCAAGGCGAAGAAGACGTACGCAATTCATAGGCCGGCCCCAAAACTGGAAGATCAAGAAACCAAGACCGAGGTCCTCGAAACGGGCATCAAGGTCGTGGACCTGCTCGAGCCCTACAGCAAGGGCGGAAAAGTCGGACTCTTCGGCGGCGCCGGTGTCGGCAAGACCGTCATCATCATGGAACTGATCAACAACATTGCGTTGCATCACGGAGGATTCTCCGTGTTCGCGGGGGTTGGTGAGCGGACTCGTGAAGGGAACGATCTGTGGCATGAAATGCAAGAGTCGAAGGTCATCGATCCGGACGATTTTACGAAGTCGAAGGCAGCATTGGTCTATGGTCAGATGAACGAGCCCCCTGGGGCCCGCCTCCGGGTCGCCTTGACCGGATTGGCTGTCGCCGAATTCTTTCGCGATGAAGAGAATCAGGACGTGTTGCTGTTCGTGGACAATATCTTCCGGTTTACCCAGGCCGGGTCAGAGGTCTCCGCGTTGTTAGGCCGTATGCCGTCAGCCGTCGGATACCAGCCGAACCTTTCGACCGAGATGGGGGCACTACAGGAGCGTATTACCTCAACGAAACGAGGTTCGATCACGTCCGTACAAGCGATTTATGTGCCCGCCGACGACCTGACGGACCCGGCTCCAGCTACCGCCTTCGCGCACTTGGATGCGACGACCGTGTTGTCTCGCTCGCTCGCTGAGTTGGGTATTTATCCGGCGGTCGACCCGTTGGACTCCACCTCGCGTATTTTGGATCCACAGATTATCGGGGATGAGCATTACAAGATCGCGCGTGGTGTGCAGTCCGTACTCCAGCGCTATAAGGATCTCCAAGATATTATTGCCATTCTCGGTATGGATGAATTGTCCGAAGATGACAAGATGGCTGTCGCGCGTGCGAGAAAGATCCAGCGCTTTCTGTCGCAGCCCTTCCATGTGGCGGAAGCCTTTACCGGCGCGCCTGGGAAGTACGTCAAGCTCAAGGACACGGTCCGCAGCTTCAAAGAGATCCTCGATGGAAAATACGACCACTTGCCGGAGCAGGCCTTCTACATGGTCGGCCCGATCGAAGAGGCGGTGGCCAAGGCTGAAAAAATGGGCGTGAAAGTATAG
- a CDS encoding F0F1 ATP synthase subunit epsilon, producing the protein MPGTILLEVVTPEKLLLSQQVDEVIAPGSEGEFGVLPGHCHFLSTLRIGELRYRIGDQTNSMAVLWGFAEVTPTKVTIMAEVAEKAEDIDVERATTKVADAERRLQAGGLPSEVKEAQISLEKARLRKKIAERARKTGHA; encoded by the coding sequence ATGCCAGGAACAATTCTATTAGAAGTTGTGACGCCGGAAAAACTGCTGCTGAGCCAACAGGTCGATGAGGTCATCGCGCCAGGGTCAGAAGGTGAATTTGGCGTGCTTCCTGGACATTGTCATTTTCTCTCGACGCTCCGCATCGGTGAACTCCGCTACCGTATCGGGGATCAGACGAATTCCATGGCTGTGCTTTGGGGGTTTGCTGAAGTCACGCCGACCAAAGTCACTATTATGGCTGAAGTTGCCGAGAAAGCCGAAGACATTGATGTTGAGCGGGCGACCACTAAAGTCGCTGATGCAGAGCGGCGCCTCCAAGCAGGAGGTTTGCCGTCAGAAGTGAAAGAAGCGCAAATCAGTCTTGAGAAGGCGCGCCTACGTAAAAAAATTGCCGAGCGCGCGAGAAAAACCGGTCACGCCTGA
- a CDS encoding RluA family pseudouridine synthase: MITEFIVTSGEQPKRLDVFLVNRERDISRSALQRLIELGRIRLNDQVVKASQKIKPGDRITMDVPKPEPLSIRGEAIPLDVLYEDDSLLVLNKPSGIVSHPAPGNWTGTLVNALLHHFQTSGGTISTIGGKERPGLVHRLDKQTSGIMVISKTDVAHRALAAQFKLHSITRVYEALVWGVPKKGRGVIELAIGRDSKERKKFSARTTSPKQSTTEYVVVRRYGKVAAHVMLYPRTGRTHQLRVHLTSLGHPILGDDMYGGRRVCVLDGLTIPRVMLHANTLGFVHPMTGVMAQFTRPVPADMETVMCELEQKTIPVENTSRT; encoded by the coding sequence ATGATTACGGAATTCATCGTCACTTCCGGAGAACAACCCAAGCGGTTAGATGTGTTTCTCGTGAATCGAGAACGGGATATCTCGCGGTCAGCCCTCCAACGTCTGATTGAGTTAGGCCGGATCAGACTCAACGACCAGGTTGTGAAGGCGAGCCAGAAGATCAAGCCCGGAGATAGAATCACAATGGATGTGCCGAAGCCGGAACCGCTCTCTATCAGGGGGGAGGCCATTCCCCTTGACGTCCTCTATGAAGATGACTCGCTTCTTGTGCTGAACAAACCGTCCGGTATCGTCTCTCACCCGGCTCCAGGAAATTGGACGGGGACCCTCGTCAACGCCTTACTACATCATTTTCAGACATCGGGCGGAACGATTTCAACGATCGGCGGGAAGGAGCGACCCGGACTCGTTCATCGGCTCGACAAACAAACCTCCGGCATCATGGTGATTAGCAAGACTGATGTCGCACACCGAGCCCTCGCCGCACAATTCAAACTTCATAGCATCACGCGTGTCTATGAAGCGTTGGTCTGGGGAGTCCCGAAAAAAGGCCGAGGGGTCATTGAGCTGGCTATCGGTCGAGATAGCAAGGAGCGAAAGAAATTTTCGGCAAGGACCACGAGTCCTAAACAATCGACGACGGAGTATGTGGTCGTCCGGCGATATGGCAAGGTGGCTGCCCACGTCATGCTCTACCCACGAACCGGTCGTACGCACCAGCTGCGGGTGCATCTCACTTCTTTAGGGCATCCCATTTTAGGCGATGACATGTATGGTGGGCGGCGGGTGTGTGTACTGGATGGGCTGACAATACCTCGGGTGATGCTCCATGCCAATACGCTGGGGTTCGTTCATCCCATGACAGGCGTGATGGCGCAATTCACGAGACCGGTCCCGGCGGATATGGAAACGGTGATGTGCGAGCTTGAACAGAAAACCATTCCAGTAGAGAATACCTCCAGGACATGA
- a CDS encoding GNAT family N-acetyltransferase encodes MPSTLKSVVTYSHRSPPEAFQLLRLFHQAPWAKQRSLKDAKEMLQHTDLTLCAWDGEQLVGFGRVLTDFIYRATIWDVIVDQAYQGQGIGTEIVKRILNHPRLSRVELVWLCTRRPGFYERLGFTSKEQTGMVWSRTKESQKE; translated from the coding sequence ATGCCGTCTACCCTCAAGTCCGTGGTTACCTATTCCCATCGGAGCCCACCCGAAGCCTTTCAGCTCTTACGCTTGTTCCATCAGGCGCCGTGGGCCAAGCAGCGGTCCCTTAAAGATGCCAAGGAGATGCTCCAACATACCGACCTGACGCTATGCGCATGGGACGGTGAGCAGCTTGTCGGGTTCGGGAGAGTCCTTACAGACTTTATCTACCGTGCCACGATCTGGGACGTCATCGTTGATCAGGCCTATCAGGGACAAGGGATTGGAACAGAAATCGTGAAGCGCATTCTCAACCACCCACGTCTGAGTCGGGTAGAACTTGTGTGGCTGTGTACGAGACGTCCAGGATTTTATGAAAGATTGGGTTTCACGTCAAAAGAGCAGACCGGGATGGTCTGGAGTCGAACAAAAGAGAGCCAAAAAGAGTAA
- a CDS encoding outer membrane beta-barrel protein: MRNVMKECLIGALLVGASIGYGAPVTSTAAEWVHEGMAEEGRLTAGFRVGPSFTTQSSGVSTVGPLVNFQGMYDLNRWFRVGAIIEWERHGVDVGSGGVSTISILPVNLEYRPGHFGPLVPYVTTGIGVNVNTHNVSDTFAWRVGGGIDYALSNLMAGAPKGLMLNVETAWKRNHPTSDASTIGLLFGVRHTF, encoded by the coding sequence ATGAGGAATGTCATGAAGGAATGTCTGATCGGTGCCCTGCTCGTTGGGGCGTCCATAGGCTACGGAGCTCCGGTTACATCGACGGCCGCAGAATGGGTACACGAAGGGATGGCAGAAGAAGGGCGGCTCACAGCCGGATTTCGGGTGGGGCCGAGCTTTACGACACAGAGTTCAGGAGTGTCTACAGTTGGGCCTCTTGTCAATTTTCAGGGCATGTACGATCTGAACCGATGGTTTCGTGTCGGGGCAATTATAGAATGGGAACGACACGGGGTGGATGTTGGAAGCGGCGGAGTTAGCACCATTTCTATTCTTCCGGTTAATCTCGAATATCGCCCAGGGCACTTTGGCCCCTTGGTGCCGTATGTTACGACCGGCATCGGCGTGAATGTCAACACGCATAATGTCTCGGATACGTTTGCATGGCGGGTCGGTGGCGGCATTGACTATGCCTTGAGCAACTTAATGGCGGGTGCGCCCAAAGGCCTCATGTTGAACGTGGAAACAGCGTGGAAGCGAAATCATCCGACGAGCGACGCGTCCACCATCGGCCTGCTATTCGGAGTACGACACACGTTTTGA
- a CDS encoding metal ABC transporter permease produces MLDLLAYDFMQRSLLAAAMVGGLCSIIGVFVVLRGLAFVGAGTSHAAFAGVALGYLIGWPPLLLAIVFGLATVWITGWVEERGRMKLDVSIGILYTTTMSLGILFIGLMKTYNAEVYGYLFGSVLSVTPEEIRIIGGLSILVLGLIVVFSKELYFIAFDQEMAEASGVPARHIFFLLLTLVALTVVVSLKTVGAILVFAMILIPASTAYQLTHSLRTLTLYSAAIGIFTSVAGVLISAIWDVPSGPAIVLLATTLFFIAMLCSPKRSRHARLAHSH; encoded by the coding sequence ATGCTTGATCTCCTCGCCTACGACTTCATGCAACGCTCCCTCCTCGCGGCCGCGATGGTGGGCGGTCTCTGCTCAATCATCGGGGTGTTTGTCGTACTCCGGGGATTGGCCTTCGTCGGCGCGGGGACGTCACACGCAGCCTTTGCGGGTGTAGCACTCGGCTACCTCATAGGATGGCCCCCCTTGCTCCTGGCCATCGTCTTCGGGCTCGCCACCGTGTGGATTACAGGTTGGGTGGAAGAAAGAGGTCGGATGAAGCTGGATGTTTCAATCGGCATTCTCTACACCACGACTATGTCGCTGGGAATTCTTTTTATCGGGCTGATGAAAACCTACAATGCCGAAGTGTATGGATACTTGTTCGGCAGCGTGCTCTCCGTGACTCCTGAGGAGATTCGCATCATCGGAGGCTTGAGTATTCTGGTGCTCGGCCTGATCGTCGTTTTTTCCAAGGAGCTCTATTTCATTGCCTTTGATCAAGAGATGGCAGAGGCCTCAGGTGTTCCTGCGCGACACATCTTTTTCCTTCTCCTGACGCTCGTCGCCTTGACCGTAGTCGTGTCGTTAAAGACGGTTGGTGCAATTCTGGTGTTTGCCATGATTCTGATTCCCGCTTCGACCGCCTACCAGCTGACTCACAGCCTCCGGACACTGACCCTGTATTCAGCGGCCATCGGCATCTTCACCTCCGTAGCGGGTGTCCTCATTTCGGCTATCTGGGACGTGCCGTCCGGACCAGCCATTGTCCTGTTAGCCACCACGCTGTTCTTTATTGCCATGCTCTGCTCGCCCAAGCGCTCGAGACACGCACGGCTGGCACATTCCCATTAA